The Bombus pascuorum chromosome 11, iyBomPasc1.1, whole genome shotgun sequence genome has a window encoding:
- the LOC132911621 gene encoding luciferin sulfotransferase-like, producing the protein MTTLQTDDLDQILQDQFTSEFRNGYIKVRGFCLPARYEVFADVIENFEVKDDDIWVCSFPKTGTTWTQEMIWNIANNLDFEGAKVHLSERFPFFEYSILFDYLPYAKLHPEVQLPLSTLDSVEYTKNKASPRFIKTHLPFDLLPRQIRTGEKKPKIIYVARNPKDTCISYFHHCQIIEGYRGNFSDFCRLFLADKLSYTSYWNHVLDFWKKQTTLNMLLLKYEYMIADLPGAIRKSAAFLNRTLTDAQVRVLEEHLKFASMKKNPAVNHEDVVQRNKERKKITVEGSFIRNGKVGEWKERLPDNVIQEFDRLTKERFSPYHLNF; encoded by the exons ATGACAACTCTTCAAACCGATGACTTGGACCAAATTTTACAAGACCAATTTACGAGTGAATTTCGTAATGGGTACATCAAAGTGCGCGGTTTTTGTTTACCAGCGAGATACGAAGTTTTCGCAGACGTGATTGAAAACTTCGAAGTCAAGGATGACGATATTTGGGTTTGCAGTTTTCCAAAGACTG GGACAACATGGACTCAGGAAATGATCTGGAACATTGCAAATAATTTAGACTTTGAAGGAGCCAAAGTTCATTTATCCGAAAGGTTCCCCTTTTTCGA GTACTCCATACTTTTTGATTATTTACCTTACGCAAAACTTCATCCGGAAGTGCAGTTACCTCTATCAACTTTGGATAGCGTGGAGTATACGAAAAATAAAGCTTCTCCAAGATTCATCAAAACTCATTTACCTTTTGATTTGCTCCCACGCCAGATTCGGACAGGGGAGAAAAAGCCGAAGATTATTTACGTGGCGAGAAATCCAAAAGATACCTGCATCTCTTATTTCCATCATTGTCAAATAATAGAAGGTTATCGTGGCAATTTTTCCGACTTCTGTCGCCTTTTCCTAGCAGATAAAC tGAGTTATACTTCATATTGGAACCACGTTCTCGATTTCTGGAAGAAGCAAACCACTCTCAATatgttattattgaaatacgaATATATGATAGCT gATTTGCCTGGTGCGATAAGGAAGTCAGCTGCGTTCCTTAATAGGACTCTGACTGACGCTCAAGTAAGAGTATTAGAGGAACATTTGAAGTTTGCCAGTATGAAGAAAAATCCAGCTGTGAATCACGAGGATGTGGTCCAAAGGAACAAGGAGCGGAAAAAAATCACCGTTGAAGGTTCGTTTATCCGAAATGGTAAAGTCGGCGAGTGGAAGGAGAGATTGCCCGACAACGTGATACAAGAATTTGACAgattaacaaaagaaagattttctcCGTACCATCTCAATTTCTGA
- the LOC132911623 gene encoding putative ankyrin repeat protein RF_0381 — MLNTELNRQINDSVEEQFIWLLRFATVRKIKDFLTKILSIDLHYPTPNLKTPITSAIDRGDLQILSFLLEKNSTDLDNTTTQPWARTALMYASYVSRNPEILQILLKKGADPGKVDIRGWTCLQYAIVAERSKNVTFLLDYGVSINQKDVQGRTPLMISVYSSNVDILSILLDHGADVNIRDNMGFIALQIAILWRKRDAAIILIERGSDMSVVTPSTKATIGQLCRTSMPNILRCLEPKRYYSID; from the exons ATGTTGAACACAGAATTGAATCGCCAGATAAATG ATTCGGTCGAGGAGCAATTCATATGGCTTCTCAGATTCGCTACAGTAAGAAAGATCaaagattttttaacaaaaat TCTATCGATAGATCTACATTATCCTACACCAAATTTAAAGACGCCTATTACGTCAGCTATCGATCGCGGTGATCTGCAGATCTTATCCTTTTTGTTAGAGAAAAATTCAACTGATCTGGACAATACTACTACTCAACCTTGGGCTAGGACTGCTCTTATGTACGCCTCTTACGTTTCCAGAAACCCAGAAATATTACAGATTCTTTTGAAGAAGGGGGCAGATCCTGGAAAAGTGGATAT AAGAGGTTGGACTTGTCTTCAGTATGCGATTGTAGCAGAACGATCGAAGAATGTAACATTTCTTTTAGATTACGGCGTTTCAATAAATCAAAAAGACGTACAGGGAAGAACACCGCTTATGATCTCAG TATACAGTTCGAACGTGGACATTCTCTCGATTTTATTGGATCACGGGGCTGACGTCAATATACGGGACAATATGGGTTTCATCGCTCTTCAAATAGCAATTTTATGGAGAAAAAGGGACGCAGCGATTATATTAATCGAGAGAGGAAGCGATATGAGCGTTGTTACACCTTCAACCAAGGCCACAATTGGACAACTTTGTAGAACCAGTATGCCGAATATTCTTCGATGCCTCGAACCAAAACGATATTATAGCAttgattga
- the LOC132911605 gene encoding protein Skeletor, isoforms B/C, translated as MADVTRRWIAPVLAIVLTCVLFPVCGLDESDHEEYRGKYLGKLNAYHHQVAGDVYVVDEYTLLLTSFSYDGNGADTFFWAGASNRPGPQGFIVPDEWGKTNVLDRYLNKDFTLTLPDNKRITDIKWFAVYDLGSQNTFGDVYIPDEFDPPVPQKISQLTKRSHGVSSGSIVILDSKTIKIPEFTYDGQGTDTYFWVGLGPQPNSKGTKVPDEYGYLESIRAYKEEDITIQLPGDMTVFNIDWLSIFDVKTKTSYGSVIVPDGLNVPPSLVKVIKHTQTLPNCIQLHKRFQIGWEIFGPQITIQLAGQVSEDEYMAFGLSGSETSSQMEGADAVIAYVDGTRGYAVDYNITAKAPCGKVLGQYRGVCRDELFGGLDNNQMYTAVREDGISIVTYRRTLNSSDPGDKEYPTNRPVYVIWALGRLDENKEPTFHDVYPKSDLKLELVPEEPENTCMDFTETNEKLIEPWEKTEIFDRSIRSFRATIGPSGGKKGYQGITGQTSTGLAWYIEGQLVPKLYLRRGLTYNFRVHGGNNPHSPNLYHPLIITNEPHGGYDKLSDAAQSKIRVLAGVEFTRRGQPRPTAVGPLCLSKHGARDRRLDDDFMTFKQFNRTLVSTCEPGEGGVLEITPNSTWPDIVYYNSFTHANMGWKIYILDAYSKSIAVTQRLSLLAGITAVFFRLL; from the exons ATGGCAGATGTTACGAGGAGGTGGATAGCGCCTGTTCTTGCCATAGTTTTAACATGTGTACTGTTTCCTGTCTGTG GTCTCGACGAGTCAGATCACGAAGAATACAGAGGGAAATACCTTGGGAAGTTGAACGCGTATCATCATCAAGTAGCTGGTGACGTTTACGTCGTCGACGAGTACACGTTGTTGCTAACTTCCTTTAGCTACGATGGCAATGGAGCTGACACCTTTTTCTGGGCTGGTGCGTCGAATCGACCTGGTCCACAAGGTTTCATCGTACCGGATGAATGGGGCAA AACGAATGTCCTCGATCGGTACTTGAATAAGGATTTCACTCTTACTTTACccgataataaaagaataacgGATATAAAATGGTTCGCTGTGTACGATTTAGGCAGCcag aaTACGTTTGGCGACGTGTACATTCCCGACGAATTCGATCCACCAGTACCGCAAAAGATTTCTCAATTAACAAAACGATCACACGGAGTATCTTCAGGGTCCATCGTAATTCTGGATTCGAAAACCATAAAAATACCAGAATTTACATACGATGGCCAGGGAACAGACACATATTTTTGGGTTGGACTTGGTCCACAGCCTAACAGCAAAGGGACGAAAGTACCCGACGAGTATGGCTA CCTGGAATCAATTCGCGCCTACAAGGAAGAAGATATAACGATCCAATTACCTGGAGACATGACAGTTTTCAATATCGATTGGTTAAGTATCTTCGACGTGAAAACTAAAACCAGCTACGGCTCTGTCATAGTTCCGGATGGATTAAACGTACCTCCTTCGTTAGTAAAA GTGATCAAGCACACGCAGACTCTACCGAATTGCATTCAACTCCACAAACGATTTCAAATCGGTTGGGAAATTTTTGGTCCACAGATCACTATCCAATTAGCAGGACAAGTTA GTGAAGATGAATACATGGCGTTCGGTCTCTCTGGTTCCGAAACTTCTAGCCAAATGGAAGGCGCGGATGCTGTGATTGCTTATGTGGACGGTACTCGAGGCTACGCTGTGGATTATAACATCACAGCGAAAGCACCA TGTGGAAAAGTTCTCGGCCAATACAGGGGAGTTTGCAGAGATGAACTATTCGGAGGTTTAGATAATAACCAGATGTATACTGCTGTTAGAGAAGATGGAATTAGTATCGTTACATATAGACGTACTCTCAACTCAT CTGATCCAGGAGATAAAGAGTATCCAACGAATAGACCAGTTTACGTGATATGGGCTTTGGGAAGATTGGATGAAAATAAAGAGCCGACTTTCCACGATGTATATCCTAAGAGCGATCTGAAGTTAGAACTAGTTCCTGAAGAACCGGAGAACACATGCATGGATTTTACGGAAACCAATGAGAAACTAAT AGAACCTTGGGAGAAgacagaaatatttgatagGAGTATTCGGTCCTTTAGAGCTACTATTGGCCCGTCTGGGGGTAAAAAAGGCTATCAAGGAATTACAG GACAAACGTCTACAGGTTTAGCATGGTACATCGAGGGTCAGTTGGTACCCAAACTATATCTGCGTCGGGGATTGACGTACAATTTCCGTGTTCACGGCGGAAATAATCCTCACAGTCCCAATTTGTACCACCCATTGATTATAACTAATGAACCACACGGTGGATATGATAAACTGAGTGATGCAGCGCAAAGTAAAATCAGAGTTTTGGCGGGTGTTGAGTTCACCAGAAGAGGACAACCGAGACCAACCGCAG TTGGACCACTTTGCTTAAGTAAACACGGTGCCCGAGACAGAAGACTAGATGATGATTTTATGacgtttaaacaatttaatagaACATTAGTGAGTACGTGTGAACCag GTGAAGGTGGAGTGCTAGAAATTACACCGAACTCTACCTGGCCAGATATCGTTTATTACAATTCATTTACCCATGCAAATATGGGTTGGAAGATATACATACTGGATGCTTATTCGAAAAGCATCGCTGTTACTCAACGATTATCGTTACTTGCAGGAATAACGGCTGTGTTTTTTcgtttgttataa
- the LOC132911620 gene encoding luciferin sulfotransferase, with the protein MDKKFLNFTTIEGDVGRRLDKMFGVKPSFLRVEPGHCLLPPQFVFHGVNIRDMEIYDDDVWMISYPRTGSHWAQEMVWCIANNFDYKSAETLFLLRNPLLEASSLMVTGDSVEWFSKMGDSVKYVMTMQRPRYVKSHLPFDLLPQQIHQKKPKVIYVARNPKDTCVSFYHYCKKFHNIVGSFEEFADLFLDDNIPLTPFWNHVLKFWAIRDQENVLFLTYEGMKKDQKETIRRTAEFLGKTATEEQIAVLCEHLKFTKMAVNPAINMELIVPQKDVPENDKFIRKGRVGDWRNYMSEGLSQRFDEWTEKHLGGSGLDFDKQMVLYDED; encoded by the exons A TGGacaaaaaatttcttaatttcaccACGATCGAAGGAGATGTAGGACGAAGATTGGATAAGATGTTTGGCGTGAAACCTAGTTTCCTAAGAGTAGAACCAGGTCATTGTTTATTACCACCCCAATTCGTTTTTCATGGGGTGAATATCAGAGATATGGAGATCTATGACGATGATGTGTGGATGATTTCATATCCGAGAACTG GTAGTCATTGGGCACAGGAAATGGTATGGTGTATCGCAAATAACTTCGATTACAAAAGTGCTGAAACTCTGTTTCTTTTACGTAACCCATTGCTCGA AGCTTCGTCATTGATGGTCACAGGGGACTCTGTGGAATGGTTTTCGAAGATGGGTGATTCGGTaaaatacgttatgacgatgCAACGACCCAGATACGTTAAATCTCACCTCCCTTTCGATTTATTGCCACAGCAAATCCATCAAAAGAAACCGAAA GTCATCTACGTTGCTAGAAATCCAAAAGATACCTGCGTAAGCTTTTATCATTATTgtaagaaatttcataatatagtGGGGAGCTTTGAAGAATTTGCTGACTTGTTTTTAGATGACAATA TACCATTGACTCCGTTTTGGAATCACGTTTTGAAATTCTGGGCTATAAGAGATCAAgagaatgtattatttttaacgtatGAAGGAATGAAGAAg GATCAAAAGGAAACGATTAGGAGGACAGCAGAATTTCTGGGGAAAACTGCGACAGAGGAACAAATCGCTGTTCTTTGTGAGCACTTAAAGTTCACAAAGATGGCAGTTAACCCGGCCATAAATATGGAACTAATTGTTCCACAGAAGGACGTGCCAGAGAATgacaaatttataagaaaGGGCAGAGTCGGTGATTGGAGAAACTATATGTCCGAAGGACTGTCACAAAGATTCGATGAATGGACCGAAAAGCACTTGGGCGGAAGTGGCCTTGACTTCGACAAACAAATGGTTCTTTATGATGAGGACTGA